Proteins encoded within one genomic window of Chlorobaculum sp. MV4-Y:
- the rsgA gene encoding ribosome small subunit-dependent GTPase A, with protein MKETLSGVVTRVTGASYIVETADGLKVRCRTVPSTVSENEGANLVAVGDRVGFRLKVSETDMAEGVITRVEKRCTALVRRREVRRNRSKEKEQVIVANIDQLVLITSFDDPPFNSRLVDRYLVFAESEKLPLLIVVNKIDLDEDGMVEEDLEVYRQLDCNICLVSAEDGRGIEELRELLHDRMSAFSGHSGVGKSTIINLLVGREELRTAETSCKTGKGVHTTTSSAMFSLPGGGYVIDTPGIREFNLSGITRENLRFYYTEFLRYMPECAFSSCSHTVEPGCAVIAAVESESIAPERYESYLALLDSLEE; from the coding sequence ATGAAAGAAACGCTTTCGGGTGTGGTGACGCGGGTTACCGGCGCATCCTATATCGTTGAAACCGCTGATGGCCTGAAGGTCAGGTGCCGAACCGTGCCCAGCACCGTGAGCGAAAACGAGGGTGCAAATCTCGTGGCGGTTGGCGACCGGGTTGGGTTCAGGCTGAAGGTCTCAGAGACCGACATGGCGGAAGGGGTGATTACCCGCGTCGAAAAGCGGTGCACGGCGCTGGTTCGACGGCGGGAGGTGAGGCGCAACCGGAGCAAGGAGAAGGAGCAGGTCATCGTCGCGAACATCGACCAGCTCGTGCTGATCACCTCGTTCGACGATCCGCCCTTCAACAGCCGCCTCGTGGATCGCTACCTCGTCTTCGCCGAATCGGAGAAGTTGCCGCTTCTGATCGTGGTCAACAAGATCGATCTCGACGAAGATGGCATGGTCGAAGAGGATCTGGAGGTCTATCGCCAGCTCGATTGCAACATCTGCCTCGTCAGCGCCGAGGATGGCCGGGGAATCGAGGAGTTGCGCGAGCTGCTGCACGACCGCATGTCGGCCTTCAGCGGCCACTCCGGCGTGGGAAAATCGACGATCATCAACCTGCTTGTCGGACGCGAGGAGCTGCGGACTGCCGAGACGAGCTGCAAGACCGGCAAGGGGGTGCACACCACCACCAGTTCGGCGATGTTTTCGCTGCCGGGTGGTGGCTACGTGATCGATACACCGGGCATCCGCGAGTTCAACCTCTCCGGCATCACCCGAGAGAACCTGCGCTTCTACTACACGGAGTTTCTGCGCTACATGCCGGAGTGCGCCTTTTCGTCGTGCAGCCACACGGTTGAACCGGGGTGTGCCGTGATTGCGGCGGTCGAGTCGGAGTCTATCGCCCCGGAACGCTACGAGAGCTACCTCGCCCTGCTCGATTCGCTTGAGGAGTGA
- a CDS encoding NAD-dependent succinate-semialdehyde dehydrogenase — translation MIVTINPATGEKLAEYPVMIAGQIDTVLRQADGDFRQWRTTGFEERSACMKRLGELLRTEAAEHGRIITLEMGKPLSQAVAEVNKCAWVCDYFADHAEEFLQPEKSEIDGATGMVTFDPLGVILGVMPWNFPYWQVLRFAAPILMAGNGIVVKHAPNVTGCAIAIEKLFRDAGFPEHLYRALHIDLDEVDRLTGFMIDHPVIKAVSVTGSTGAGQAVAAKAGKALKRSVLELGGSDPYIVLDDADLRQAVDVCVAGRLLNAGQSCIAAKRFIVQSGVIGEFTRMIVEKMQRAVMGDPFREGTEVGPIAREDLRDLVHAQVQRSVEAGAELLCGGQVPNAPGWYYPPTVLSGVKPGMPAYSEEIFGPVATIIEVADDEEAIAIANDSEFGLGSAVFSQDTDRALGIARRLEAGSCFINSMVKSDPRLPFGGVKKSGYGRELSHHGIREFVNIKTLLLPG, via the coding sequence ATGATCGTTACCATCAATCCAGCGACCGGCGAAAAGCTTGCCGAATATCCGGTGATGATTGCCGGGCAGATCGATACCGTGCTTCGCCAGGCTGACGGCGATTTCCGTCAGTGGCGCACGACCGGCTTCGAGGAGCGGAGCGCCTGCATGAAACGGCTCGGCGAGCTGCTTCGTACGGAGGCTGCCGAGCACGGGCGGATTATTACGCTTGAGATGGGCAAGCCGCTCTCGCAGGCGGTGGCCGAGGTGAACAAGTGCGCCTGGGTGTGCGATTACTTTGCTGACCATGCGGAGGAGTTTCTCCAGCCCGAAAAGAGCGAGATCGACGGCGCAACGGGTATGGTGACCTTCGACCCGCTTGGGGTGATTCTCGGCGTGATGCCGTGGAACTTTCCTTACTGGCAGGTGCTGCGCTTCGCTGCGCCGATCCTCATGGCAGGCAACGGCATCGTGGTGAAGCACGCGCCGAACGTGACCGGCTGTGCGATTGCCATTGAAAAGCTGTTCCGCGATGCCGGGTTTCCAGAGCACCTCTACCGCGCGCTGCACATCGACCTCGACGAGGTTGACCGTTTGACCGGCTTCATGATCGACCATCCGGTGATCAAGGCGGTCTCCGTGACCGGCAGCACCGGCGCGGGTCAGGCGGTGGCTGCCAAGGCGGGCAAGGCGCTGAAGCGCAGCGTGCTGGAGCTGGGCGGCAGTGACCCCTACATCGTCCTCGACGACGCCGATCTGCGCCAGGCGGTCGATGTGTGCGTCGCGGGACGGCTGCTCAACGCGGGCCAGAGCTGCATTGCCGCCAAGCGCTTCATCGTGCAGTCGGGCGTGATCGGCGAATTCACGCGGATGATTGTCGAAAAGATGCAGCGGGCGGTGATGGGCGATCCGTTCCGCGAGGGCACCGAGGTCGGGCCGATTGCCCGCGAAGACCTGCGCGACCTCGTCCATGCGCAGGTGCAGCGGAGCGTCGAGGCCGGGGCTGAGCTGCTCTGCGGCGGCCAGGTGCCGAACGCGCCGGGCTGGTACTATCCGCCGACCGTGCTCTCCGGCGTCAAACCGGGAATGCCCGCTTACTCGGAGGAGATCTTCGGCCCGGTGGCCACCATTATTGAGGTAGCCGATGATGAAGAGGCGATCGCCATTGCCAACGACAGCGAGTTCGGACTCGGCTCGGCGGTCTTTTCGCAGGATACCGACCGCGCGCTCGGCATCGCCCGGCGGCTCGAAGCGGGAAGCTGCTTTATCAACTCGATGGTCAAGTCCGACCCGCGCCTGCCGTTCGGCGGTGTCAAGAAGTCGGGTTACGGGCGTGAGCTGTCGCACCACGGTATCCGCGAGTTCGTCAACATCAAGACGCTGCTTCTGCCGGGCTGA
- a CDS encoding DUF1848 domain-containing protein, which produces MAFRGWDKLPIRIETGETVEAIAPVIVSASRATDLPAFHAEWFMARLRAGYVQWRNPFNARQTQYVSFRKTRAVVFWSKNPAPLLPHLSEIDALGINYYFQFTLNDYETDGFEPGVPPLAERLETFRQLAGRIGPERIVWRFDPLVLTDRLTADVLLERIERLAGALRGCTRRLVVSFADIECYRAARRRLSRIGAGAREFTPEEMDEFAARLVERNKDWGLELSACAEDSELAGIAKSRCIDGHLLASCFGDDGELIEFLGGGTLFPGDAPVSAALKHQGQRKACGCIVSKDIGAYGTCGHGCLYCYACR; this is translated from the coding sequence ATGGCGTTCCGGGGATGGGATAAGCTGCCGATTCGCATCGAGACCGGCGAAACGGTCGAGGCGATTGCGCCGGTGATCGTTTCAGCCAGCCGCGCCACCGACCTTCCGGCATTTCACGCCGAATGGTTCATGGCGCGGCTCCGCGCGGGCTACGTGCAGTGGCGTAATCCATTCAACGCCCGGCAGACGCAATACGTCTCGTTCCGTAAAACGCGAGCCGTGGTTTTCTGGAGCAAGAACCCCGCACCACTGTTGCCGCACCTCTCCGAAATCGATGCCTTGGGCATCAACTACTACTTCCAGTTCACCCTGAATGACTACGAGACTGACGGCTTCGAACCGGGCGTTCCGCCGCTCGCCGAACGGCTCGAGACCTTCCGCCAGCTTGCTGGACGCATCGGCCCGGAGCGCATCGTCTGGCGCTTCGACCCGCTCGTGCTGACCGACCGCCTCACCGCCGATGTGCTGCTGGAACGGATTGAGCGCCTTGCCGGAGCGTTGCGCGGCTGCACGCGGAGACTTGTCGTCAGCTTCGCCGACATCGAATGTTACCGGGCGGCACGTCGCCGTTTGTCACGCATAGGCGCTGGCGCTCGCGAGTTTACGCCGGAGGAGATGGACGAGTTCGCCGCCCGGCTGGTCGAACGCAACAAGGATTGGGGACTCGAACTTTCGGCCTGTGCCGAGGATAGTGAACTGGCAGGGATTGCAAAAAGCCGGTGTATCGATGGCCATTTGCTGGCGAGCTGCTTCGGCGACGACGGTGAACTGATAGAATTTCTCGGCGGCGGCACCCTTTTTCCTGGCGATGCGCCAGTCAGCGCTGCGCTGAAGCATCAGGGGCAGCGCAAGGCCTGTGGCTGCATCGTGAGCAAGGACATCGGCGCATACGGAACTTGCGGACACGGCTGCCTCTACTGTTATGCGTGCCGATAG
- a CDS encoding transcriptional regulator, whose translation MQTCPVSNLPVTSKHNWKSIPAGADYVKRLELIGDNIFHHYVESDHPITLNSMSIELVHDVLEESGIKGSPLYLLWDMNNISDISFQYKQGINDIVYRSGLDFAVVVFYNINESCRIIIETFAAMAPHTMTVLLREGYRDAMTTLLEYRSGKAPEKPEDQDVDEEISMKNEFLATIARISWLNMLNQKIFLPPTDSPFYPYFKAIDHMQEDLKAREELHEKEMRQLKAENEQKLSQKIIQLNAQIELGKKEIQRFEQEKTALKSRIAAQEMELTRISTAVGEKTSSLHLICDQIKSLDIESAAKQKILEECHSMIETELTEKRLKTELTVGDSEFLSKLQKKHPNLNQRELRVSLMVKLNYDTREIARSIGISTRGMESIRYRMHRKLGLDKHKSIKTYLSELASEVI comes from the coding sequence ATGCAAACCTGCCCAGTTTCCAATCTTCCGGTTACCTCAAAACACAACTGGAAATCAATCCCGGCCGGTGCCGACTATGTCAAACGCCTCGAGCTTATAGGTGACAACATTTTTCACCACTATGTCGAGTCGGATCATCCGATAACGCTGAACTCCATGAGCATCGAGCTGGTTCACGATGTGCTCGAAGAGAGTGGAATCAAGGGCTCTCCGCTCTACCTCCTGTGGGACATGAACAACATCAGCGACATATCATTCCAGTACAAGCAGGGCATTAACGACATCGTCTACCGCTCGGGTCTCGATTTTGCCGTAGTCGTTTTTTACAACATCAACGAGTCGTGCAGAATCATCATCGAAACCTTCGCCGCAATGGCGCCCCACACGATGACAGTCCTGCTCAGGGAAGGCTATCGCGATGCGATGACCACCCTCCTGGAGTACCGGTCAGGCAAAGCTCCCGAGAAGCCGGAGGATCAGGATGTCGATGAAGAAATCTCGATGAAAAATGAATTTCTCGCGACTATTGCCAGAATTTCGTGGCTCAACATGCTCAATCAGAAAATATTCCTTCCACCCACCGATAGTCCCTTCTACCCCTACTTCAAGGCTATCGATCACATGCAGGAGGATCTGAAAGCCAGAGAAGAACTCCATGAAAAGGAGATGCGCCAGCTCAAGGCAGAAAACGAGCAAAAGCTGAGTCAGAAAATCATCCAGCTCAATGCCCAAATCGAACTGGGCAAAAAAGAGATCCAGCGATTCGAGCAGGAAAAAACTGCGCTGAAATCCAGAATCGCCGCTCAGGAGATGGAGCTGACAAGAATTTCCACGGCTGTCGGCGAAAAGACCTCTTCCCTGCACCTGATCTGCGACCAGATCAAGAGCCTCGACATCGAATCGGCGGCCAAGCAGAAGATTCTCGAGGAGTGCCACAGTATGATCGAGACCGAACTGACCGAAAAACGTCTCAAAACCGAACTCACCGTCGGCGACTCGGAGTTCCTCTCCAAGCTTCAGAAAAAGCACCCGAACCTCAACCAGCGTGAACTCAGGGTAAGCCTGATGGTCAAGCTCAACTACGACACGCGGGAGATCGCGCGGTCAATCGGCATTTCGACCAGAGGCATGGAGAGCATCCGCTACCGGATGCACCGAAAACTCGGTCTGGACAAGCACAAGTCGATCAAGACCTACCTGTCAGAACTCGCATCGGAAGTGATCTGA
- a CDS encoding helix-turn-helix transcriptional regulator, with translation MPSFRTFGYRKEHWSFENRQGNYTRKYSLIGNDIIHVQELASQGIIPDHLYSADFTSLIGEENLTGKPVFIMIDCEPIIDLKFSYKREFTNLLTAQESDLRLIVLYNIKPSVRLQLEMLQSLSTEKLPVMLCESYKEAVTSILDFKSGNVASTKPDAGTDKAFSNAFLAEVSRILMLRQFNQLEIFPPENHASYPYFEILDMMRRDLQALEEEHQQSIERIEQEFRVLLASKNSLLDEQIEICKRSEQRFKAEKSALLSRIAAQEIEATRISTANAEKNAALRSLCEMIEKINIDPAAMEKISAQCATLFETSNQAALINTELTETDSVFLSKLQKKHPNLNQRELRISLMIKLDYHSRDIARSLGLSTRGIESIRYRLHKKIGLDKHNSLKTYLTNLATESL, from the coding sequence GTGCCCAGTTTCAGGACTTTCGGTTACCGAAAAGAACATTGGAGCTTCGAAAATCGCCAGGGCAATTATACCAGAAAATACAGCCTGATCGGCAATGATATCATTCATGTGCAGGAACTGGCCAGCCAGGGCATCATTCCGGATCATCTGTATTCCGCCGATTTCACATCACTGATTGGCGAAGAAAATCTCACCGGCAAGCCGGTATTTATTATGATCGATTGTGAGCCCATCATCGATCTCAAATTCTCATACAAGAGAGAGTTCACGAACCTGCTCACCGCCCAGGAGTCCGACCTCCGGCTTATTGTGCTTTATAATATCAAGCCATCCGTCAGGCTTCAGCTTGAAATGTTGCAAAGCCTCTCAACAGAGAAGCTGCCGGTCATGCTCTGCGAATCATACAAAGAGGCGGTAACCTCAATTCTCGACTTCAAATCAGGCAATGTTGCCAGTACAAAACCCGATGCAGGAACAGACAAGGCTTTCAGCAATGCGTTCCTTGCCGAAGTATCGAGAATACTCATGCTCAGGCAGTTCAACCAGCTGGAAATATTCCCTCCTGAAAATCACGCCTCATACCCGTATTTCGAAATTCTCGATATGATGCGCCGCGACCTGCAAGCTCTGGAGGAGGAGCATCAGCAGAGCATCGAAAGGATAGAACAGGAGTTCCGGGTACTTCTGGCCAGCAAGAATTCGTTGCTCGACGAGCAGATCGAGATATGCAAAAGGAGCGAGCAGCGATTCAAGGCAGAGAAGTCCGCACTGCTTTCCAGAATTGCCGCACAGGAGATCGAAGCCACCAGAATTTCAACGGCAAATGCCGAAAAAAACGCTGCTCTGCGCTCTTTGTGCGAAATGATCGAGAAGATCAACATCGATCCGGCAGCAATGGAGAAGATTTCAGCCCAATGCGCCACGCTCTTCGAAACCAGCAACCAGGCCGCGCTGATCAACACCGAACTTACTGAAACAGACTCCGTCTTCCTCTCCAAACTCCAGAAAAAGCACCCGAATCTCAATCAGAGAGAGCTCAGAATCAGCCTGATGATCAAGCTGGACTATCACTCACGCGACATCGCCAGGTCTCTCGGCCTGTCGACCAGAGGCATCGAAAGCATCCGCTACCGGCTGCACAAGAAAATCGGTCTCGACAAACACAACTCCCTTAAGACCTATCTTACGAACCTGGCCACCGAATCGCTCTGA
- a CDS encoding low molecular weight protein-tyrosine-phosphatase has product MPVRILFVCYENICCSPMAEGAFGHAASLHGAGGFFEVESAGTVCYQSGSSPDHRAVRSAERHGIDISSIRAQCIDDLDLGRFDRIFAMDAENHRDMLDALDGLPVPVHMMTDFAHSDAGAEIEDPYYGSEEGFGRTMEQLLRSATGIVSALREAYELPIGELQAGAIFHHTGNGDGR; this is encoded by the coding sequence ATGCCGGTAAGAATACTTTTTGTCTGTTACGAAAATATCTGCTGTTCTCCGATGGCGGAGGGCGCTTTCGGACACGCCGCGTCGCTGCACGGAGCTGGTGGCTTCTTTGAAGTCGAATCTGCCGGAACGGTGTGCTACCAGTCCGGTTCCTCTCCCGACCACCGCGCTGTTCGGTCTGCGGAGCGCCACGGCATCGACATCTCTTCGATTCGGGCGCAGTGCATTGACGATCTCGATCTTGGTCGTTTCGACCGGATTTTCGCGATGGATGCAGAGAATCATCGTGACATGCTCGACGCGCTCGACGGTCTGCCGGTGCCGGTGCACATGATGACCGATTTCGCCCACTCCGACGCGGGCGCGGAAATCGAAGACCCTTATTACGGCAGCGAAGAGGGCTTCGGCCGGACCATGGAGCAGCTTCTGCGCAGCGCTACGGGAATTGTGTCGGCCTTGCGGGAGGCATATGAACTGCCCATCGGCGAACTCCAAGCCGGGGCGATTTTTCACCACACCGGAAACGGCGATGGGCGGTAG
- a CDS encoding diacylglycerol/lipid kinase family protein yields MNCPSANSKPGRFFTTPETAMGGSVTFIFNPAADKGRAASKADLIERSLAHFETASLETTRFAGHAGEIARAAARDGATLIACGGDGTLNEVVNAVAGQAVKIGVLPVGSANDFLKTFNPSTKEHEARIRGFAGSASRRVDLGKVEFGGGESRYFVNSIGIGFTGRIASTVKATPWLRGELSYAWALVKVLLGYSAVKMHITLDTVEGMVDLYEPVFAFSVSNGKVEGGKFRISPDADPCDGLLDVCILKAIPKWRLPGYVLKYLKGSQIYDSKVIYCKAKSVNVFLSVSEAMHMDGEVIDKAGGAIAITAEPLAVEMLYEP; encoded by the coding sequence ATGAACTGCCCATCGGCGAACTCCAAGCCGGGGCGATTTTTCACCACACCGGAAACGGCGATGGGCGGTAGCGTTACCTTCATTTTCAATCCCGCTGCCGACAAGGGGCGCGCCGCCTCGAAAGCCGATCTCATCGAGCGCTCGCTCGCGCACTTCGAGACGGCGTCGCTTGAAACGACGCGCTTCGCCGGACACGCCGGCGAGATCGCCCGCGCCGCCGCCCGAGATGGCGCGACGCTCATCGCCTGCGGCGGCGACGGTACGCTCAACGAGGTGGTCAACGCCGTCGCGGGTCAGGCGGTGAAGATCGGGGTTCTGCCGGTCGGATCAGCCAACGATTTCCTCAAAACCTTCAATCCCTCGACAAAAGAGCACGAGGCGCGCATCCGCGGCTTTGCTGGATCGGCCAGCCGCCGCGTCGATCTCGGCAAGGTCGAGTTCGGCGGGGGCGAGTCGCGCTACTTCGTCAACTCCATCGGCATCGGCTTTACTGGGCGGATTGCCAGCACGGTGAAGGCGACGCCGTGGCTGAGAGGCGAACTCTCGTATGCCTGGGCGCTGGTGAAGGTGCTTTTGGGTTATAGTGCTGTAAAAATGCATATTACGCTCGATACCGTTGAGGGGATGGTTGATCTATACGAGCCGGTGTTCGCCTTTTCGGTCTCCAACGGAAAGGTCGAGGGTGGGAAGTTCCGCATCTCGCCGGATGCCGATCCATGCGACGGGCTACTCGATGTGTGCATTCTCAAGGCGATCCCCAAATGGCGCTTGCCCGGATATGTGCTGAAATATCTGAAGGGGAGCCAGATTTACGATTCCAAAGTCATCTACTGCAAGGCAAAGTCGGTCAATGTGTTCCTCTCCGTAAGCGAGGCCATGCACATGGATGGCGAGGTGATCGACAAGGCTGGCGGCGCAATCGCCATTACCGCCGAGCCGCTCGCGGTCGAGATGCTTTACGAGCCATAA
- a CDS encoding GlmU family protein → MQVIIFEDEKTPRFTPLADLKPVYNLVTGCHSLRERFVAAFGGRQMLTWHLRRHIAPWFAEANPGSVVNSVLEDEVLLVNGRLICDAAVTQFIDAERIALGEAIVQNGNLLFCRTKAEPLHVLNTVFPDTIDGMMLAGAFSCVEVSGFRLIENLWDPVTMHPAMMREDGEALALGRIDGEVHPSAILVNPSAITVEKGAEVKAGAVLDASDGFIFICARAVVEPVALLMENVFIAPGARVKSGARIYSNVFVGGGVKAGGEIEDSIMEPFSNKQHDGFLGHSYISSWCNLGAGTDTSDLKNNYSQVSIETAHGKIATGQQFLGLLMGEHSKCSIGTRFNTGTVVGTSSNIFGNGMPAKYVPSFSWGDGNTGTSRYEADKAVETARKVMARRKVEMSAAYEEMLRAVAGESE, encoded by the coding sequence ATGCAGGTCATCATTTTTGAAGACGAAAAAACGCCCCGCTTCACGCCGCTCGCCGACCTGAAGCCGGTGTACAATCTCGTGACCGGTTGCCATTCGCTCAGGGAGCGCTTCGTCGCGGCCTTCGGCGGTCGGCAGATGCTCACCTGGCACTTGCGCCGCCACATCGCGCCGTGGTTTGCGGAGGCCAATCCCGGCTCGGTGGTCAACAGCGTTCTGGAGGATGAGGTGCTGCTGGTCAACGGGCGGCTCATCTGCGATGCGGCGGTGACGCAGTTCATCGACGCGGAGCGGATCGCGTTGGGCGAGGCTATCGTTCAGAACGGCAATCTCCTCTTCTGCCGCACTAAGGCCGAGCCGCTTCATGTTTTAAATACGGTGTTTCCGGATACCATCGATGGCATGATGCTGGCCGGTGCGTTCTCCTGCGTCGAAGTTTCCGGGTTCCGTTTGATCGAGAATCTCTGGGATCCCGTGACGATGCACCCGGCGATGATGCGCGAGGACGGCGAGGCTCTGGCGCTCGGACGCATCGACGGCGAGGTGCATCCGTCAGCGATTCTTGTCAATCCGTCCGCGATCACCGTCGAAAAGGGCGCGGAGGTGAAGGCCGGAGCGGTGCTCGACGCCTCGGACGGCTTTATCTTTATTTGCGCGCGCGCGGTGGTGGAGCCGGTGGCGCTGCTGATGGAGAACGTCTTTATCGCGCCGGGCGCGAGGGTGAAGAGTGGCGCGAGGATTTACAGCAACGTCTTTGTCGGCGGCGGCGTGAAGGCAGGCGGCGAGATCGAGGATTCGATCATGGAGCCGTTCTCGAACAAGCAGCACGACGGCTTCCTCGGCCACTCCTACATTTCGAGCTGGTGCAACCTCGGCGCGGGCACCGACACCTCCGACCTCAAGAACAACTACAGCCAGGTGAGCATCGAGACCGCGCACGGCAAAATAGCCACCGGCCAGCAGTTCCTCGGCCTGTTGATGGGCGAGCACTCGAAATGCTCCATCGGCACCCGCTTCAACACCGGCACGGTGGTCGGCACTTCGTCCAACATCTTCGGCAACGGAATGCCCGCGAAGTACGTCCCGTCATTCTCCTGGGGCGACGGGAACACCGGCACGTCACGATACGAAGCCGACAAAGCTGTCGAGACGGCGCGAAAGGTGATGGCGCGACGCAAGGTCGAGATGAGCGCGGCGTATGAGGAGATGTTGAGGGCGGTGGCAGGGGAGTCGGAGTAA
- a CDS encoding integrase core domain-containing protein yields MLNWSVLNTMDAKWCAEVLLEAVRLHGAPKILNTDQGSQFTSEVFAEAVITESKSALSMDGKGRAIDNVFIERLWRSVKYEYIYLNPPADGLELYKGLKHWFNDYNTVRRHKALDGQVPAKVYSANKRLIPKAA; encoded by the coding sequence GTGCTGAACTGGTCGGTGTTGAATACCATGGATGCCAAATGGTGTGCCGAGGTCTTGCTTGAAGCCGTGCGGTTGCACGGGGCACCCAAGATTCTCAACACCGATCAGGGCAGCCAGTTCACCAGCGAGGTCTTTGCCGAAGCCGTCATCACAGAGTCCAAGTCTGCACTCTCCATGGATGGCAAAGGCCGAGCAATTGACAACGTCTTCATCGAACGGTTATGGCGGAGCGTCAAGTATGAGTACATTTACCTGAACCCACCAGCCGATGGTCTCGAACTCTACAAAGGCCTGAAGCATTGGTTCAACGACTACAACACGGTTCGTCGCCACAAAGCGCTTGATGGTCAGGTTCCGGCAAAAGTCTATTCTGCCAATAAACGACTGATTCCGAAAGCCGCATGA
- a CDS encoding IS3 family transposase, translating into MVEKEHSGISMQRQCDLLSIHRSGLYYQPIKTSKLNRELMRLIDEQYLLRPYYGVYRMWQWLSMDKGYKINLKRVRRLYRLMGLEAIGPKPNTSKPAPGHKVYPYLLRGLAIKHSDHVWATDITYVPMAHGFMYLMAIIDLKSR; encoded by the coding sequence ATGGTTGAGAAAGAACATAGCGGTATCAGCATGCAACGCCAGTGCGACCTGCTTTCGATCCACCGATCAGGCCTGTATTATCAGCCGATAAAGACCTCGAAGCTGAATCGTGAGCTCATGCGGCTGATTGATGAGCAGTACCTGCTGAGGCCATACTACGGCGTTTACCGTATGTGGCAATGGCTGAGTATGGACAAAGGCTACAAGATCAACCTCAAACGGGTACGGCGGCTCTATCGCCTTATGGGTCTGGAAGCCATCGGCCCCAAGCCGAACACCTCGAAACCGGCGCCGGGCCATAAGGTCTATCCGTATCTGCTCCGGGGACTTGCGATCAAGCACAGCGACCATGTTTGGGCAACTGATATCACCTATGTGCCGATGGCCCATGGATTCATGTACCTGATGGCCATCATTGACCTGAAAAGCCGCTAA
- a CDS encoding transposase: MKQTRRKFTPEFKTKVVLEALSERLPMAELAQKHELHPNQITQWKREFLDKTSDVFSKGEKARKTEQDYQQESEELYKTIGQLKVEVDWLKKKLQS; encoded by the coding sequence ATGAAACAAACACGCCGCAAGTTTACGCCTGAATTCAAAACAAAGGTCGTCCTGGAAGCCCTCAGTGAACGGCTTCCCATGGCAGAACTCGCCCAGAAGCATGAGCTTCATCCGAACCAGATCACTCAATGGAAACGGGAGTTCCTCGACAAGACCTCCGATGTCTTTTCGAAAGGTGAAAAGGCTAGGAAAACCGAGCAGGATTATCAGCAGGAGAGCGAAGAACTCTACAAAACCATCGGCCAATTGAAGGTTGAGGTCGACTGGCTCAAAAAAAAATTGCAGTCGTAA
- a CDS encoding IS3 family transposase: MQRQCDLLSIHRSGLYYQPIKTSKLNRELMRLIDEQYLLRPYYGVYRMWQWLSMDKGYKINLKRVRRLYRLMGLEAIGPKPNTSKPAPGHKVYPYLLRGLVIRHSVHDWAADITYVPMAHGFMYLMAIIDLKSRYVLNWSVSNTMDAKWCAEVLLEAVRLHGAPKILNTDQGSQFTSEVFAEAVITESKSALSMDGKGRAIDNVFIERLWRSVKYEYIYLNPPADGLELYKGLKHWFNDYNTVRRHKALDGQVPAKVYSANKRLIPKAA, from the coding sequence ATGCAACGCCAGTGCGACCTGCTTTCGATCCACCGATCAGGCCTGTATTATCAGCCGATAAAGACCTCGAAGCTGAATCGTGAGCTCATGCGGCTGATTGATGAGCAGTACCTGCTGAGGCCATACTACGGCGTTTACCGTATGTGGCAATGGCTGAGTATGGACAAAGGCTACAAGATCAACCTCAAACGGGTACGGCGGCTCTATCGCCTTATGGGTCTGGAAGCCATCGGCCCCAAGCCGAACACCTCGAAACCGGCGCCGGGCCATAAGGTCTATCCGTATCTGCTCCGGGGACTTGTGATCAGGCACAGTGTCCATGATTGGGCAGCTGATATCACTTATGTGCCGATGGCCCATGGATTCATGTACCTGATGGCCATCATCGACCTGAAAAGCCGCTATGTGCTGAACTGGTCGGTGTCGAATACCATGGATGCCAAATGGTGTGCCGAGGTCTTGCTTGAAGCCGTGCGGTTGCACGGGGCACCCAAGATTCTCAACACCGATCAGGGCAGCCAGTTCACCAGCGAGGTCTTTGCCGAAGCCGTCATCACAGAGTCCAAGTCTGCACTCTCCATGGATGGCAAAGGCCGAGCAATTGACAACGTCTTCATCGAACGGTTATGGCGGAGCGTCAAGTATGAGTACATTTACCTGAACCCACCAGCCGATGGTCTCGAACTCTACAAAGGCCTGAAGCATTGGTTCAACGACTACAACACGGTTCGTCGCCACAAAGCGCTTGATGGTCAGGTTCCGGCAAAAGTCTATTCTGCCAATAAACGACTGATTCCGAAAGCCGCATGA